One segment of Streptomyces sp. NBC_00576 DNA contains the following:
- a CDS encoding MarR family winged helix-turn-helix transcriptional regulator, which yields MGDTPAVGEPTLDEQIAAYQREFRDLDPQVEKIVAALGRLNRRMNVAYGRQTATLGISNAEWEVLKALVLSGAPYRMGPSDLAKRLGLTPAAMTHRIDRMVTEGLVTRERDESNRVRVIVELTDEGREKWLEAMRLATVFEEDLLQDLSQDERTRLGDVLTRLLRRVEHAQPDAGGRLSDLD from the coding sequence ATGGGTGACACCCCCGCCGTCGGTGAGCCGACGCTCGATGAGCAGATCGCCGCCTACCAACGCGAGTTCAGAGACCTGGACCCCCAGGTCGAGAAGATCGTCGCGGCTCTTGGCCGGCTGAACCGCCGCATGAACGTGGCGTACGGCCGCCAGACCGCAACGCTCGGCATCAGCAACGCCGAGTGGGAGGTCCTCAAGGCGCTGGTGCTTTCCGGTGCCCCGTACCGCATGGGCCCGAGCGACCTGGCGAAGCGGCTGGGCCTGACTCCGGCCGCGATGACGCACCGGATCGACCGGATGGTGACGGAGGGGCTGGTCACCAGGGAGCGCGACGAGTCCAACCGCGTCCGCGTGATCGTGGAGCTGACGGACGAGGGCCGCGAGAAGTGGTTGGAGGCGATGCGTCTGGCCACTGTCTTCGAGGAGGACCTCCTCCAGGACCTCTCCCAGGACGAGCGCACGAGGCTCGGCGACGTTCTCACCCGTCTCCTGCGCAGAGTGGAGCACGCTCAGCCGGACGCCGGCGGGCGGCTCAGCGACCTCGACTAA
- a CDS encoding MFS transporter: protein MGAEMRRIHVGNALSAFGLGFTVPYLYVYVAQVRGLGAMTAGLVLAVFAVAALIVLPFAGRAIVRRGPLPVLLVALVTAAVGALGLGLAANATAVLLAAVALGAGQAVMQPALATMIVDFSSAETRSRAFATQFFLQNLGLGVGGLIGGHLVDTTRVGSFTLLFAIEAAMFLLLAVIMRTVRMPRSPRIDGAPAQAKGSWKQLLENRAMVQLCVLGFVLFFACYGQFESGLSAYGVEAAGISTSALGSALAANTAVIVVAQFAVLRFVERQKRSRVIAAVGILWAVAWGVAGYAGLGHGSQAMATAAFVSTYALFGLGEAMLSPTIAPLVADLAPAGMAGQYNSAFALVKQLALAVGPAVGGPLGASLHGPYIVMFLLFSLGISVLAVRLGRQLTPVQNQPALARRSRVVAQGGAPVESVVPTT from the coding sequence ATGGGCGCAGAGATGCGCCGGATCCATGTGGGCAACGCACTCAGCGCGTTCGGGCTCGGCTTCACCGTCCCCTATCTGTACGTCTATGTGGCGCAGGTGCGGGGACTGGGAGCAATGACGGCGGGTCTCGTACTCGCCGTCTTCGCCGTGGCAGCGCTGATCGTGCTGCCGTTCGCCGGGCGTGCCATCGTCCGGCGTGGCCCGCTGCCGGTGCTGCTCGTCGCCCTGGTCACCGCCGCTGTGGGTGCGCTGGGCCTCGGGCTCGCCGCCAACGCGACAGCCGTACTCCTGGCCGCTGTGGCGCTGGGGGCCGGGCAGGCAGTGATGCAGCCGGCGCTCGCGACGATGATCGTGGACTTCTCGTCGGCGGAGACGCGGTCGCGGGCCTTCGCCACCCAGTTCTTTCTGCAGAACCTGGGGCTCGGCGTCGGCGGGCTCATCGGCGGGCATCTCGTGGATACGACCCGGGTCGGCTCGTTCACCCTGCTGTTCGCCATCGAGGCGGCGATGTTCCTGCTGCTGGCCGTGATCATGAGGACCGTACGGATGCCTCGTTCGCCGCGGATCGACGGTGCCCCCGCTCAGGCCAAGGGCAGTTGGAAGCAGTTGCTCGAGAACCGGGCGATGGTGCAGCTGTGTGTGTTGGGGTTTGTTCTTTTCTTCGCCTGTTATGGGCAGTTCGAGTCGGGGCTGAGTGCGTACGGGGTCGAGGCGGCCGGGATTTCGACGTCCGCGCTCGGTTCGGCGCTGGCGGCGAACACCGCGGTGATCGTGGTCGCGCAGTTCGCGGTGCTCAGGTTCGTCGAGCGGCAGAAGCGGTCCCGGGTGATCGCGGCCGTGGGGATCCTCTGGGCCGTCGCGTGGGGCGTGGCCGGGTATGCGGGGCTCGGGCACGGCAGCCAGGCCATGGCGACCGCCGCGTTCGTGTCGACGTACGCGCTGTTCGGGCTCGGGGAGGCGATGTTGTCGCCGACCATCGCGCCGTTGGTGGCCGATCTGGCGCCGGCCGGGATGGCGGGGCAGTACAACTCGGCGTTCGCCCTGGTGAAGCAGCTCGCGCTGGCGGTCGGTCCGGCGGTGGGTGGGCCGTTGGGGGCCTCGCTGCACGGGCCGTACATCGTGATGTTCCTGCTGTTCTCGCTGGGGATCAGCGTCCTCGCCGTACGGCTGGGACGGCAGCTGACCCCCGTACAGAATCAGCCGGCTCTGGCGAGGCGGAGTCGGGTGGTCGCGCAGGGTGGGGCTCCGGTGGAGTCCGTGGTGCCTACTACGTAG
- a CDS encoding class I SAM-dependent methyltransferase, which produces MADPTGFPLKDNATHDATHSATEHYERYSALMMAPFVTEVIEAADLFPGAQVLDLACGTGFVARAAAAQVGPTGHVAAADLLEGMLRIAARNAPRMYPDIEFTQAPADKLPYPDNSFDAVLCQQGIQFFPDLDAALTEAARITRPGGRFTATAWTPPADRSPYFAAQLKAVTEHGTPEEEARFAASLSYPADRLTAALTTAGFNDITTREVTFAIAFPDVAGFAAGYLAAVPWGQSIEEAGGPARFTEAAETIREALATHTSPDGSATLPFTSTVVTATR; this is translated from the coding sequence ATGGCAGATCCCACAGGTTTCCCCCTCAAAGACAACGCCACACACGACGCCACGCACAGTGCCACGGAACACTACGAGCGCTACAGCGCCCTCATGATGGCGCCCTTCGTCACCGAGGTCATCGAGGCCGCCGACCTCTTCCCGGGCGCCCAGGTCCTTGACCTGGCCTGCGGCACCGGCTTCGTCGCCCGCGCGGCCGCCGCCCAGGTCGGACCCACAGGCCATGTGGCCGCCGCCGACCTCCTGGAGGGCATGCTCAGGATCGCCGCCCGCAACGCGCCCCGGATGTACCCGGACATCGAGTTCACCCAGGCCCCGGCCGACAAACTCCCGTACCCGGACAACTCGTTCGACGCGGTCCTCTGTCAACAGGGCATCCAGTTCTTCCCCGACCTGGACGCCGCACTCACCGAAGCCGCCCGCATCACCCGCCCGGGTGGCCGTTTCACGGCCACGGCCTGGACCCCACCCGCGGATCGCTCCCCGTACTTCGCCGCCCAACTCAAGGCGGTCACCGAACACGGCACCCCGGAGGAGGAGGCACGTTTCGCCGCCTCCCTCTCCTACCCCGCCGACCGCCTCACGGCCGCCCTGACCACCGCCGGCTTCAACGACATCACGACCCGCGAGGTCACCTTCGCCATCGCCTTCCCGGACGTCGCGGGCTTCGCAGCCGGCTACCTCGCGGCCGTTCCCTGGGGCCAGTCGATCGAGGAGGCGGGCGGCCCGGCCCGCTTCACCGAGGCAGCGGAAACGATCCGCGAGGCCCTGGCCACCCACACGTCCCCCGACGGCTCGGCAACCCTCCCCTTCACCTCGACCGTGGTCACAGCCACCCGCTGA
- a CDS encoding ATP-binding SpoIIE family protein phosphatase, with product MNFTRWSARLPGTQRRAAARTDHTITPDRLGESSGPGSVPAARAEQLTDGTPCLPVVDDLPTREVLDRIPALVALVHGADHRIAYVNDAYTAAFGVRPEGTPARDAAPELDELGLLPLLDQVLRSSKPRTVKSRKAHSGRSYTITCTPVDVTATPEGSGGVLIFAADVTDHAEAAERLRASERSQRETAVTLQRSLLPQELEEPDDLRVAAVYHPGGTEAAVGGDWYDVITLGGGRTALVIGDVMGRGVRAAAVMGQLRTAVRAYARLDLPPHEVLQLLDGLATEIDANQIATCVYAVHDPNEGKLVYASAGHLPILVRDENGVVQRADEPTGPPLGTGDWMHASGSIPLTPGSTAVLYTDGLVERRNEDLDEGIAALERALAGATGSPQVVCDRLVRSAGVTADHDDDVAVLVLQHPARTGPDSDLFRNAALELLGGIEAAPRARAFASGVLTSWRFPTELHDLGVLAASELVANSLQHGTPPMRLRLRRTDRRLIVEVTDGDDHLPLRRTAEPGDESGRGIAIIATVATSWGSRRTPGGGKAVWCEFVLPGGKASRVP from the coding sequence GTGAACTTCACGCGCTGGAGCGCCCGACTTCCCGGAACGCAGCGCCGCGCCGCAGCGCGGACCGATCACACGATCACTCCGGACCGACTCGGCGAGAGCTCCGGCCCCGGCTCTGTACCTGCCGCCCGCGCCGAGCAGCTCACCGACGGGACGCCCTGCCTCCCCGTGGTCGACGACCTGCCCACCCGGGAGGTCCTCGACCGTATCCCGGCCCTGGTCGCCCTGGTCCACGGCGCCGACCACCGCATCGCGTACGTCAACGACGCCTACACGGCGGCCTTCGGCGTACGCCCCGAGGGCACCCCCGCCCGCGACGCGGCCCCCGAACTCGACGAACTGGGCCTGCTGCCCCTCCTGGACCAGGTCCTGCGCAGCTCCAAGCCCCGCACGGTCAAGTCCCGCAAGGCACACAGCGGACGCTCCTACACGATCACCTGCACCCCGGTCGACGTGACGGCCACTCCCGAAGGAAGTGGCGGCGTCCTCATCTTCGCCGCCGACGTCACCGACCACGCCGAGGCCGCCGAACGCCTGCGCGCCAGCGAACGCAGCCAGCGCGAGACCGCGGTGACCCTCCAGCGCTCCCTCCTCCCCCAGGAACTGGAGGAACCGGACGACCTCCGCGTCGCCGCCGTCTACCATCCCGGCGGCACGGAAGCGGCGGTGGGCGGCGACTGGTACGACGTCATCACCCTGGGCGGCGGCCGCACAGCCCTCGTCATCGGCGACGTCATGGGCCGAGGAGTGCGCGCGGCAGCGGTCATGGGCCAGCTCCGTACGGCGGTCCGCGCGTACGCCCGCCTGGACCTCCCCCCGCACGAGGTCCTCCAGCTCCTCGACGGCCTCGCCACGGAGATCGACGCCAACCAGATCGCCACCTGCGTGTACGCCGTCCACGACCCGAACGAGGGCAAGCTGGTGTACGCCTCCGCGGGCCACCTCCCGATCCTGGTCCGCGACGAGAACGGTGTCGTCCAACGGGCCGACGAACCCACGGGCCCGCCCCTCGGCACGGGCGACTGGATGCACGCCTCCGGCTCGATCCCGCTGACCCCGGGTTCCACGGCGGTCCTCTACACCGACGGCCTGGTGGAACGCCGCAACGAGGACCTCGACGAGGGCATCGCCGCCCTGGAGCGCGCCCTCGCCGGCGCCACGGGCAGCCCTCAGGTCGTCTGCGACCGCCTTGTCCGCTCGGCAGGCGTCACCGCGGACCACGACGACGACGTGGCGGTCCTGGTGCTGCAGCACCCGGCCCGCACCGGCCCCGACAGCGACCTGTTCCGCAACGCGGCCCTGGAACTCCTGGGCGGCATCGAAGCGGCCCCACGCGCGCGTGCGTTCGCCTCAGGCGTCCTGACGAGCTGGCGCTTCCCCACCGAACTGCACGACCTGGGTGTCCTGGCGGCCAGCGAACTGGTCGCGAACTCCCTCCAGCACGGCACACCCCCGATGCGCCTGCGCCTGCGCCGCACCGACCGCCGGCTCATCGTCGAGGTGACGGACGGGGACGACCACCTCCCCCTGCGCCGCACCGCGGAACCCGGCGACGAATCGGGCCGGGGCATCGCCATCATCGCCACGGTCGCCACGAGCTGGGGATCACGCCGGACACCGGGGGGCGGCAAGGCGGTGTGGTGCGAGTTCGTGCTGCCGGGAGGCAAGGCTTCGCGCGTCCCCTAG
- a CDS encoding NAD(P)/FAD-dependent oxidoreductase has product MVKERARILVVGGGYVGMYTALRLQRKLQQELKRGQVDITVVTPDPYMTYQPFLPEAAAGSISPRHVVVPLRRVLDRCRIVVGEVTAIDHAKRTATVTTLATTEEGTGAQQLTYDELVLAPGSVSRTLPIPGLAEHAIGFKTVEEAIGLRNHVIEQMDIASSTRDPAIRDAALTFVFVGGGYAGVEALGELEDMARYAARYYHNVKAEDMKWILVEASGRILPEVGEEMGKYTVTQLRRRNIDVRLETRLDSCADRIAVLSDGARFPTRTVVWTAGVKPHPLLAATDLPLNERGRLKCTAELRIEGTTHAWAAGDAAAVPDVTAAEPGKETAPNAQHAVRQAKVLGENIARSLRGEPLETYSHKYVGSVASLGLHKGVAHVYGRKLKGYPAWFMHRVYHLSRVPTFNRKARVLAEWTLSGLFKREIVSLGSLEHPRAEFELAAGGKPPQHPNQDPKGSS; this is encoded by the coding sequence ATGGTGAAGGAACGTGCGCGCATTCTCGTTGTCGGCGGCGGCTACGTCGGTATGTACACGGCCCTGCGCCTCCAGCGGAAGCTCCAGCAGGAGCTGAAACGGGGCCAGGTCGACATCACTGTCGTCACTCCAGACCCGTACATGACCTATCAACCGTTCCTCCCGGAGGCGGCGGCGGGCTCCATCTCGCCCCGCCATGTCGTCGTACCGCTGCGCCGGGTCCTCGACCGGTGCCGGATCGTCGTCGGCGAGGTCACGGCGATCGACCACGCCAAACGCACCGCGACCGTCACCACCCTCGCCACCACGGAAGAGGGAACGGGCGCCCAGCAACTGACGTACGACGAACTCGTCCTCGCCCCCGGCTCGGTCTCCCGCACCCTGCCGATCCCCGGCCTCGCCGAACACGCCATCGGCTTCAAGACGGTCGAGGAGGCCATCGGCCTGCGCAACCACGTCATCGAACAGATGGACATCGCCTCCTCCACCCGCGACCCCGCGATCCGCGACGCCGCCCTGACCTTCGTCTTCGTGGGCGGCGGCTACGCCGGTGTCGAGGCGCTCGGCGAGCTGGAGGACATGGCCCGCTACGCCGCGCGGTACTACCACAACGTCAAGGCCGAGGACATGAAGTGGATCCTCGTCGAGGCCTCGGGACGCATCCTGCCCGAGGTCGGCGAGGAGATGGGCAAGTACACCGTCACCCAGCTGCGCCGCCGCAACATCGACGTACGCCTGGAGACCCGCCTCGACTCCTGCGCGGACCGGATCGCCGTCCTCAGCGACGGCGCCCGCTTCCCCACCCGTACGGTCGTGTGGACCGCAGGCGTCAAACCCCACCCCCTCCTCGCCGCCACCGACCTCCCGCTGAACGAGCGCGGGCGCCTGAAGTGCACCGCCGAGCTGCGGATCGAGGGCACCACGCACGCGTGGGCCGCGGGAGACGCCGCGGCCGTCCCCGACGTCACGGCCGCGGAACCCGGCAAGGAGACCGCCCCCAACGCCCAGCACGCGGTCCGCCAGGCAAAGGTCCTCGGCGAGAACATCGCCCGCTCCCTGCGGGGCGAACCGCTCGAAACGTACTCCCACAAATACGTCGGTTCAGTAGCCTCCCTGGGACTCCACAAGGGTGTCGCACACGTCTACGGGCGCAAGCTGAAGGGCTACCCTGCCTGGTTCATGCACCGCGTCTACCACCTGAGCCGGGTGCCCACCTTCAACCGCAAGGCCCGGGTGCTCGCCGAGTGGACCCTGTCGGGACTCTTCAAGAGGGAGATCGTCTCCCTCGGTTCGCTCGAACATCCCCGTGCGGAGTTCGAACTCGCGGCCGGTGGAAAGCCTCCCCAGCACCCGAACCAGGACCCGAAGGGGTCGTCCTGA